In one Brienomyrus brachyistius isolate T26 chromosome 5, BBRACH_0.4, whole genome shotgun sequence genomic region, the following are encoded:
- the LOC125743017 gene encoding uncharacterized protein LOC125743017, translated as MKNVVVLFVFGAILPFSLGQSKPTVSIKKQFLPVYLGDTIVLTCSGGGSVKWYFNDTVIPDQTQQNYIVIIKSISKQGRYVCERNEMKSEAFQLKVEDAFPPEILVIQSGDSVVYKDDSVHLALYVDNDWQNWMCYVYKNQSLYRVMIKDYPKTGPLEFMTSSVEKTSEPYIYWCKNKITNTRSSTVVLSVTDLMVKLVPHPDLPELRKDLELECVTHGAPKISSVTFYKGSDTILTQSEVKYTIKNMAKTDEGNYKCEATYMFQASTSNNKFTVKSVPQEVVGIEVTLEAAMSYTSGNPVCTCSKCRSGGKSEFYEIVNGHYKKVNSGYQYHLPQGKYVCRVRWDTGASSFSLPLSVAVSGNEVPSNTGVIVGVLVFIFIVMGLILIMGYFCRNRRNKQKPEALYQEVALDAVKSDKGEGGYEELKGGKRGERSGEYDTLKGPDADKVTTADVSDTGEQGRYEALKVSQDDSKKNEYETLKGKEGKGAEGGYEALKTSKAEEAAGVYHTLGPAGEQGAGYEALKLSKAERKEGEYQTVQPGGN; from the exons ATGAAAAACGTGGTGGTTCTTTTTG tGTTTGGTGCCATTTTGCCATTTTCACTGGGTCAATCAAAGCCAACAG TGAGCATAAAGAAGCAATTTTTACCTGTATACTTGGGGGACACCATAGTACTCACCTGCTCAGGAGGAGGTAGCGTCAAATGGTATTTCAATGATACTGTAATCCCAGATCAAACGCAACAAAACTATATCGTCATCATAAAGTCTATTAGTAAACAAGGccgatatgtgtgtgagaggaATGAAATGAAGAGTGAAGCATTTCAGCTCAAAGTTGAAG ACGCCTTTCCTCCAGAGATCCTAGTCATTCAGTCTGGAGATTCAGTGGTCTATAAAGATGACTCTGTTCATCTAGCCCTTTATGTGGACAACgactggcagaattggatgTGTTATGTGTATAAAAACCAGAGCCTTTACCGTGTTATGATAAAAGATTACCCAAAAACCGGCCCTTTGGAGTTCATGACGTCCTCTGTGGAGAAGACCTCAGAACCATATATTTATTGGTGTAAAAATAAGATCACAAACACGAGAAGCAGCACTGTTGTACTCTCAGTAACCG ATCTAATGGTAAAACTTGTACCTCACCCTGATCTGCCAGAACTGAGAAAAGATTTAGAACTGGaatgtgtgacacatggtgcaCCAAAGATAAGTAGTGTCACTTTTTATAAAGGCAGTGATACAATACTGACTCAAAGTGAAGTGAAATATACAATTAAAAATATGGCAAAGACCGACGAAGGAAACTACAAATGTGAAGCTACCTACATGTTCCAAGCGAGTACCAGCAATAACAAGTTCACTGTCAAATCTGTGCCTCAGGAAGTCGTTGGCATag AAGTAACTCTAGAGGCAGCCATGTCATATACGTCAGGGAATCCTGTGTGCACTTGCAGCAAATGCAGATCTGGCGGCAAGTCTGAATTCTATGAGATTGTAAATGGTCACTATAAAAAAGTTAACAGCGGATACCAATACCACCTACCCCAGGGGAAGTACGTCTGTAGAGTTCGCTGGGATACCGGAGCCTCCTCATTCAGTCTGCCATTGTCTG TTGCAGTGTCAGGAAATGAAGTTCCTTCCAATACAGGTGTAATCGTGGGGGTCTTGGTGTTCATCTTCATTGTAATGGGGCTCATCTTGATCATGGGATATTTCTGCAGGAACAGAAGAAACAAGCAAAAGC CCGAGGCATTGTACCAGGAAGTGGCACTAGATGCTGTGAAATCCGACAAGGGGGAAGGAGGTTATGAGGAGCTCAAGGGAGGAAAAAGAGGAGAGAGGAGTGGAGAGTACGACACACTGAAGGGGCCAGATGCAGACAAAGTCACAACAGCGGACGTCTCAGACACTGGAGAGCAGGGTCGCTATGAGGCCCTGAAGGTTTCGCAAGATGATTCGAAGAAAAATGAGTATGAAACTCTTAAAGGGAAAGAAGGCAAGGGGGCAGAAGGGGGATATGAGGCCCTGAAGACATCTAAGGCAGAGGAAGCTGCAGGAGTGTACCACACCCTGGGCCCAGCAGGAGAACAAGGCGCAGGATATGAGGCACTGAAGCTGTCCAAGGCagagaggaaggaaggggagtatCAGACTGTTCAGCCAGGAGGAAATTAA